Proteins co-encoded in one Schistocerca cancellata isolate TAMUIC-IGC-003103 chromosome 5, iqSchCanc2.1, whole genome shotgun sequence genomic window:
- the LOC126187554 gene encoding trimeric intracellular cation channel type 1B.1, producing MDPEAFLDLANQVVKLKMFPYFDIAHSVLCALHVREDLGPGAHAFSRKHPMSCWLSTMLVVFAGGMLCNGLLGEPILAPLKNTPQVVVATVVWYIVFYTPFDIGYKAVKFLPVKLICAAMKEIYRCKKVHDGVTHAAKLYPNAYIIMILIGTLKGNGAGFTKLFERLIRGVWTPTAMEFMQPSFPTKACIVASVIFVLDKKTDIISAPHALVYFGIVIFFVYFKLSSVLLGIHDPFVPFENLFCALFLGGIWDSLARILGRGGNKDEKADSKKKD from the exons ATGGATCCCGAAGCATTCCTAGACTTAGCAAATCAAGTCGTGAAACTGAAAATGTTCCCGTATTTTGATATAGCACACTCCGTGCTGTGTGCACTTCACGTCAGAGAAGACTTGGGACCAG GTGCACATGCCTTTTCACGGAAACATCCAATGTCTTGCTGGCTGTCAACTATGCTTGTAGTATTTGCTGGCGGAATGCTCTGTAATGGTCTTCTAGGAGAGCCCATCCTCGCCCCTCTAAAAAACACTCCTCAAGTTGTTGTGGCCACAGTTGTTTG GTACATTGTATTCTACACACCTTTTGATATTGGGTACAAAGCAGTCAAGTTCTTGCCTGTGAAGCTAATCTGTGCAGCTATGAAGGAAATTTATAG GTGTAAAAAAGTACATGATGGGGTCACACATGCTGCCAAACTGTACCCAAATGCGTATATCATAATGATCCTTATTGGGACATTGAAAG gaAATGGAGCAGGATTTACAAAACTCTTTGAACGCCTCATTAGAGGAGTGTGGACACCAACAGCTATGGAATTCATGCAACCAAGTTT cccAACAAAAGCATGCATAGTGGCATCAGTCATCTTTGTATTGGACAAAAAGACAGACATAATTTCAGCTCCACATGCACTTGTTTACTTTGGAATTGTAATCTTCTTTGTTTACTTTAAG CTTTCATCAGTGCTGCTTGGTATACATGATCCATTTGTACCATTCGAAAATTTGTTCTGTGCGCTGTTCCTTGGTGGAATATGGGATTCGCTTGCCAGAATCCTTGGCCGAGGTGGGAACAAAGATGAAAAGGCTGATTCAAAGAAGAAGGATTAA